The Nocardia sp. NBC_00508 nucleotide sequence CACAAGCAGCTAGGACTCCGCTACCCGGGGGCGCGTGGGCCGGCGTGGGGGCCAGGGCATGTCCTCGACCAGGCCGAGGACCGCCCCGACAGAAAGGCCGAAAACCTGTCCGCGGCATTGAATCAGTGGGTCATAGTCCTGCGCAGCAGTGCGACGAGCCGACCAGCAACTTGTTCGTCCGGCAGGCTCGGATGGCTTAGCGCCCAGCGGTCCGCCGCCGTGAACAAGGCGGCCGTGACCGCGGAAAGCCAGCCGTCCTCGTCGGTCGACAGGCCGAGGTCGACCGCGTTGGCTACGAATGCCCGGACCCATGGGTCGCCTTCGGTGCCCAGTTGCGCCGCCGCGGCCAGAACTGCCCGGTCCTCGGGGTTCTGGCGAAGGTAGGCGAGCAGGCTCGCGGAACCCTCGGCGACTTGCCGCCAGAGTTCTTCCACCGTGGGCACTTCTCGCCACGGGCCCAGCATCGCAAGCGTTCTCACTGCCGCGTCAGCGACCACTGCGGCGAAGAGGTCGTCTTTCCCGTCGAAGTAGTGATAAGCCGAGGTCTTGGAGATGCCTGCGTCGGCAATGATCTGGTTGAACGACGCCGCGTCCTTGCCGTCGCGTGCGAAGTGATCGCGGGCTACGGTCAGGATCGCCTCCTTGGTCGGCGTCGGCAGGCGCTCAAACCGTGGTAAGGGCATCAGTCGACCGCACTTTCAGCATCGAAGCCGCCCGCGTGGTCCGAACCCA carries:
- a CDS encoding TetR/AcrR family transcriptional regulator, yielding MPLPRFERLPTPTKEAILTVARDHFARDGKDAASFNQIIADAGISKTSAYHYFDGKDDLFAAVVADAAVRTLAMLGPWREVPTVEELWRQVAEGSASLLAYLRQNPEDRAVLAAAAQLGTEGDPWVRAFVANAVDLGLSTDEDGWLSAVTAALFTAADRWALSHPSLPDEQVAGRLVALLRRTMTH